The following proteins come from a genomic window of Trifolium pratense cultivar HEN17-A07 linkage group LG4, ARS_RC_1.1, whole genome shotgun sequence:
- the LOC123882197 gene encoding uncharacterized protein LOC123882197 yields MDNNKKQTWSSSSSTVKFDQLFGPKDPSAASSSSFFGSIFPPPPSVDGRGSRTPEVTSKNLGAPGTPNSGITNKNTSTNYHHEAVEPIYFSSSIHYGGQENYSSRGRTTESHHVFKKDSNNGHPNGNNSNSASRGDWWEGSLYY; encoded by the exons ATGGACAACAACAAGAAGCAAACATGGTCTTCTTCTTCGTCAACCGTGAAATTCGATCAACTTTTTGGTCCCAAGGACCCTTCGGCggcttcatcttcttccttctttGGTTCCATTTTTCCACCACCACCATCT GTTGATGGAAGAGGATCAAGAACTCCAGAAGTGACAAGCAAAAATCTTGGAGCACCag GAACTCCTAATAGTGGCATCACTAACAAGAACACAAGTACTAATTATCATCATGAGGCAGTGGAACCTATCTACTTCAGCTCTTCAATCCACTATGGTGGTCAAGAAAATTATTCCTCAAGAGGAAGGACCACTGAATCCCACCATGTT TTCAAGAAAGATTCGAATAATGGTCATCCCAATGGTAACAATTCAAACAGTGCTTCAAGAGGTGACTGGTGGGAAG GTTCCCTTTATTACTAA
- the LOC123882196 gene encoding rop guanine nucleotide exchange factor 7-like yields the protein METLCNKSENFQKKKNGSCTSTGSCSSDLTEQAKKVNGCSSSLPIKKAIVSKCSKSDEKENEPVSQVEDKKVLTSSICSKISGSSGVDMMKERFAKLLLGEDMSGSGKGVSTAMAISNAITNLCGTVFGQLWRLEPVPCEKKEKWQREMDWLLCVGDHIVELMPSWQTFPDGSKLEVMTCRPRSDIFINLPALRKLDNMLLEILDSCTSMEFWYVDQGIVAPDAEGSASFRKRNQRQEEKWWLPVPRVPPTGLSESSRKKLTHTRECASQILKAAMSINSIALGDMEVPESYLESLPKNGRTCLGDFIYRYITSDQFSQECLLDCIDLSNEHVALEIANRLEAAIYVWRRKSHSRPPLYPIRSTTKSSWEIVKDFMVDGDKRDLLAERAESILLSLKQRFPGLSQTTLDTSKIQYNKDVGKSILESYSRVLESMAFNIVARIDDLLYVDDITKHSDRFPLAPMVNMVSQKKVSQQSLVSVSDTQHNKTTFGTPSCSPVVPLISPTKAEITPFIRDMIKPQRRGFGVKRVLSNYLGGDMKATKVFSNLAHELNGSNASCNQESCAMKSKTK from the exons atggAAACTTTATGCAACAAGagtgaaaattttcaaaagaaaaaaaatgggtCTTGTACTTCTACTGGTTCATGTTCTTCAGATTTAACTGAACAAGCAAAAAAAGTTAATGGGTGTTCATCTTCTCTTCCTATTAAGAAGGCTATTGTCTCTAAATGCAGCAAATcagatgaaaaagaaaatgaaccTGTTTCTCAAGTAGAAGATAAAAAAGTACTTACTAGTAGTATCTGTTCAAAAATTTCTG GATCATCAGGAGTTGATATGATGAAGGAGAGGTTTGCAAAATTGCTGCTTGGTGAAGATATGTCAGGTTCTGGAAAAGGAGTTAGCACTGCTATGGCCATCTCAAATGCTATTACTAATTTGTGTG GGACTGTATTTGGGCAATTATGGAGACTAGAACCTGTACCTtgtgaaaagaaagaaaagtggCAAAGAGAAATGGATTGGCTTCTTTGTGTTGGTGATCATATTGTTGAGTTAATGCCTTCTTGGCAAACATTTCCAGATGGTAGTAAGctagag GTAATGACTTGCAGACCAAGATCAGATATTTTTATCAATCTTCCAGCTCTGCGTAAACTCGACAACATGCTTCTT GAAATATTAGATAGTTGCACATCTATGGAGTTTTGGTATGTTGACCAAGGAATTGTGGCACCAGATGCAGAAGGATCAGCCTCTTTTCGGAAAAGAAATCAGCGACAAGAGGAGAAATGGTGGCTCCCCGTACCTCGTGTTCCCCCTACTGGTCTCAGTGAGAGTTCAAGAAAGAAGTTGACTCACACACGCGAATGCGCTAGCCAAATACTAAAAGCAGCTATGTCTATAAACAGCATTGCTTTAGGGGATATGGAAGTTCCAGAGTCGTATTTGGAATCACTTCCTAAG AATGGAAGAACTTGCTTGGGGGATTTTATCTATCGATACATCACATCAGACCAATTCTCTCAGGAATGCTTGCTTGACTGCATAGACCTTTCCAATGAACATGTTGCACTAGAGATCGCTAACCGTTTGGAAGCTGCAATTTATGTATGGCGCCGAAAATCTCACTCTAGACCTCCACTTTATCCTATCCGTTCAACTACTAAGTCATCGTGGGAGATTGTGAAAGACTTTATGGTTGATGGAGATAAGAGAGATTTGCTTGCAGAGAGAGCTGAAAGTATTCTACTTTCACTTAAGCAACGTTTCCCGGGTTTAAGTCAAACTACATTGGATACCAGCAAGATCCAGTACAACAAG GATGTTGGCAAATCAATCCTAGAAAGCTATTCAAGAGTTTTGGAGAGTATGGCATTTAACATAGTAGCTCGTATCGATGATTtactatatgttgatgacataacCAAACATTCAGATAGGTTTCCATTAGCTCCAATGGTTAACATGGTTTCACAAAAGAAAGTTTCACAACAATCACTAGTGTCTGTCTCAGACACTCAACACAACAAAACAACATTTGGTACACCAAGTTGTTCACCTGTTGTGCCACTAATTAGTCCTACAAAGGCTGAGATAACTCCTTTTATTCGCGATATGATTAAACCTCAACGCCGCGGTTTCGGTGTGAAGAGAGTGTTGTCAAATTATCTTGGAGGAGATATGAAAGCAACAAAGGTATTTAGTAACTTAGCTCATGAGTTGAATGGTTCAAATGCAAGTTGCAATCAAGAATCATGTGCCATGAAGAGCAAGACAAAATGA
- the LOC123882198 gene encoding probable polygalacturonase At3g15720, whose translation MTQPLTFQGPCKSATINVMIRGTITAPQNREHWKSDDNDHDSWITFNHISGLVVNGGGTLNGQGASWWDKNASDRPTALRFLGCDNVKHSSLTHLNSPKNHISITGCDSVLISNVNLIAPETSPNTDGVDISSSTKVLIEHSTISTGDDCVAINSGSKFINITNVKCGPGHGISVGSLGKNGKYATVEEVYVSHIIFTRTTNGARIKTWEGGSGYARKITYKNITLIGVKNPVIIDQQYHALESVGKGVKISDVTFRNFRGTTKDKTAIELNCGSIGCTNIVLEDIHISGLNGERSSSSCKNVHGSSSSCNPSITCLDN comes from the exons ATGACACAACCTCTTACGTTCCAAGGTCCTTGCAAATCCGCAACAATTAATGTTATG ATTAGGGGAACAATCACAGCTCCACAAAATCGTGAACATTGGAAATCGGACGATAACGATCACGATTCATGGATCACATTCAATCACATAAGTGGACTTGTTGTGAATGGAGGAGGAACACTTAATGGCCAAGGTGCTTCTTGGTGGGACAAGAATGCAAGTGACAGGCCAACG GCTCTTCGATTTCTTGGATGTGATAATGTAAAACATAGTTCATTGACCCACCTCAACAgcccaaaaaatcatataagcATAACCGGATGTGATAGTGTTTTAATCTCTAATGTTAATTTAATTGCACCAGAAACTAGTCCCAATACCGACGGAGTTGATATTTCATCATCAACCAAAGTCTTAATTGAGCATTCAACCATCTCAACTG GTGACGATTGTGTTGCTATTAATAGTGGTTCTAAATTCATCAACATAACTAATGTTAAATGTGGACCTGGTCATGGCATTAG TGTTGGAAGCCTTGGGAAAAATGGGAAATATGCTACAGTCGAGGAGGTATACGTTTCACACATCATCTTCACTCGAACAACAAATGGTGCTAGAATTAAGACATGGGAG GGAGGATCTGGATATGCAAGGAAGATAACTTACAAAAATATTACACTTATTGGAGTGAAGAACCCTGTGATAATTGATCAACAATACCACGCTTTAGAATCTGTAGGTAAAGGAGTGAAAATCAGTGATGTTACTTTCCGCAACTTTCGGGGAACCACAAAAGATAAAACGgcaattgaattgaattgtggCAGTATTGGTTGCACTAACATTGTACTTGAAGATATCCACATATCTGGTCTTAATGGAGAGAGATCGTCTTCATCGTGCAAGAATGTACATGGATCAAGCTCTTCGTGCAATCCTAGTATCACATGCCTTGACAATTAA
- the LOC123922639 gene encoding probable polygalacturonase At3g15720, whose amino-acid sequence MKVLFSLFLVLVIPSPSLCSKVGKSNIPNAFNIVKYGAKGDGHSDDSNAFLKAWKDACTSTKGTPTLIVPAGKIFMTQPLTFQGPCKSATINVMIRGTITAPQNREHWKSDDNDHDSWITFNHISGLVVNGGGTLNGQGASWWDKNASDRPTALRFLGCDNVKHSSLTHLNSPKNHISITGCDSVLISNVNLIAPETSPNTDGVDISSSTKVLIEHSTISTGDDCVAINSGSKFINITNVKCGPGHGISVGSLGKNGKYATVEEVYVSHIIFTRTTNGARIKTWEGGSGYARKITYKNITLIGVKNPVIIDQQYHALESVGKGVKISDVTFRNFRGTTKDKTAIELNCGSIGCTNIVLEDIHISGLNGERPSSSCKNVHGSSSSCNPSITCLDN is encoded by the exons atgaaagttttgttttctctttttctaGTGTTAGTCATTCCTTCACCTAGCTTGTGCTCTAAAGTAGGAAAGTCTAATATTCCAAATGCTTTCAATATTGTTAAGTATGGTGCCAAGGGTGACGGCCATTCTGATGATTCAAAT GCTTTTTTAAAAGCATGGAAAGATGCGTGCACTTCAACTAAAGGTACCCCAACACTCATCGTACCAGCAGGCAAAATATTCATGACACAACCTCTTACGTTCCAAGGTCCTTGCAAATCCGCAACAATTAATGTTATG ATTAGGGGAACAATCACAGCTCCACAAAATCGTGAACATTGGAAATCGGACGATAACGATCACGATTCATGGATCACATTCAATCACATAAGTGGACTTGTTGTGAATGGAGGAGGAACACTTAATGGCCAAGGTGCTTCTTGGTGGGACAAGAATGCAAGTGACAGGCCAACG GCTCTTCGATTTCTTGGATGTGATAATGTAAAACATAGTTCATTGACCCACCTCAACAgcccaaaaaatcatataagcATAACTGGATGTGATAGTGTTTTAATCTCTAATGTTAATTTAATTGCACCAGAAACTAGTCCCAATACCGACGGAGTTGATATTTCATCATCAACCAAAGTCTTAATTGAGCATTCAACCATCTCAACTG GTGACGATTGTGTTGCTATTAATAGTGGTTCTAAATTCATCAACATAACTAATGTTAAATGTGGACCTGGTCATGGCATTAG TGTTGGAAGCCTTGGGAAAAATGGGAAATATGCTACAGTCGAGGAGGTATACGTTTCACACATCATCTTCACTCGAACAACAAATGGTGCTAGAATTAAGACATGGGAG GGAGGATCTGGATATGCAAGGAAGATAACTTACAAAAATATTACACTTATTGGAGTGAAGAACCCTGTGATAATTGATCAACAATACCACGCTTTAGAATCTGTAGGTAAAGGAGTGAAAATCAGTGATGTTACTTTCCGCAACTTTCGGGGAACCACAAAAGATAAAACGgcaattgaattgaattgtggCAGTATTGGTTGCACTAACATTGTACTTGAAGATATCCACATATCTGGTCTTAATGGAGAGAGACCGTCTTCATCGTGCAAGAATGTACATGGATCAAGCTCTTCGTGCAATCCTAGTATCACATGCCTTGACAATTAA
- the LOC123922640 gene encoding uncharacterized mitochondrial protein AtMg00810-like, translating into MDYEETFAPVAKMTTIRTLIAVASVRQWPISQMDVKNAFLNGDLLEEVYMVPPSGVSHNPGEVCKLKKALYGLKQAPRAWFEKFSAVIISLGFCSSDHDSALFVKTTSHGRIILSLYVDDMIITGDDVNGIDEFKLQLAKRFEMKDLGPLRYFLGIEVAYSPRGYLLSQSKYIANILEQARLSDTRVVDSPLELNVKYVSSDGVPLPDPTLYRTLVGSLVYLTITRPDIAYAVHVVSQFVVSPTTVHWAAVLRILRYLRETQFQSLLFPSSSSLELRAYSDADWAGDPTDRKSTTGFCIFLGDSLISWKSKKQDIVSRSSTEAEYRAMASTTTEIVWLRWLLSDMGVPLSEPTPMYCDNKSAIQIAHNTVFHERTKHIEIDCHFTRHHLQHGTITLPFISSSLQIADLFTKTHSIKRFRFLIDKLSMLSANAS; encoded by the coding sequence atggattatgaagaaacatttgCTCCTGTGGCCAAGATGACTACAATTCGTACTCTTATTGCTGTTGCATCTGTTCGTCAGTGGCCTATTtctcagatggatgttaaaaatgcttttttaaatggtgatcTTCTGGAGGAAGTCTATATGGTACCTCCATCGGGTGTTTCTCATAATCCAGGGGAAGTGTGTAAGTTGAAGAAAGCGTtatatggtctgaaacaagctccacgAGCTTGGTTCGAGAAATTCTCTGCGGTGATTATATCTCTTGGATTCTGCTCTAGTGATCATGACTCTGCTTTATTTGTTAAGACAACTTCTCATGGTCGTATTATACTCtctttatatgttgatgatatgattATTACAGGTGATGATGTTAATGGAATTGATGAGTTTAAATTACAGTTAGCAAAAagatttgagatgaaggatttggGCCCTCTTCGCTACTTCTTGGGAATTGAAGTTGCCTACTCTCCTAGGGGTTATCTTTTATCCCAATCCAAATACATTGCCAACATTCTTGAGCAGGCTCGTCTCTCTGATACTCGAGTAGTAGATAGTCCTCTAGAGCTGAATGTCAAATATGTTTCATCTGATGGTGTTCCTTTACCAGATCCCACTTTGTATCGTACTTTGGTTGGAAGCTTGGTGTACCTCACTATTACTAGACCTGATATTGCTTATGCAGTGCATGTTGTTAGTCAGTTTGTTGTTTCTCCCACTACTGTACATTGGGCAGCTGTGCTTCGTATTCTTCGTTATCTTCGGGAAACTCAGTTTCAAAGTCTTTTGTttccatcatcttcttctttagagtTACGTGCTTactctgatgctgattgggctggTGACCCTACTGATCGTAAGTCTACCACAGGGTTTTGTATCTTTCTTGGAGATTCTCTCATCTCTTGGAAGAGTAAAAAACAAGACATTGTTTCTCGCTCTTCTACTGAAGCTGAATATCGTGCTATGGCATCGACAACTACTGAAATAGTTTGGTTGCGTTGGTTACTTTCTGATATGGGTGTTCCTCTTTCTGAACCAACTCCTATGTATTGTGATAACAAGAGTGCCATTCAAATTGCTCACAACACGGTATTTCATGAACGTACCAAGCACATTGAAATTGATTGTCATTTCACACGTCATCATCTTCAGCATGGCACCATTACTTTGCCGTTTATTTCATCCTCCTTGCAGATTGCTGATTTGTTCACAAAGACACATTCTATTAAACGTTTTCGTTTCTtgattgacaaactctcgatgctcTCTGCtaatgcatcgtga